One region of Camelus bactrianus isolate YW-2024 breed Bactrian camel chromosome 22, ASM4877302v1, whole genome shotgun sequence genomic DNA includes:
- the CBARP gene encoding voltage-dependent calcium channel beta subunit-associated regulatory protein isoform X5, giving the protein MQPTATMATAVTTPATVALTTTWDNVTGRPTTEPDPILDNSVLLVVVMALFVGGTLVVLSGVLLLCRRCWEVHRRLHRAPEEAEKTTTTYLDSGTHPAPDPDFRGEDPEGQDAETERFLSTGSTGRRVSFNEAALFEQSRKARDKGRRLSPSMSVTQARPVPPPHRTPLQPPRPALPYSSSALPGDPYNSAVGPADFEISPSASSDSGEGTSLDAAVRSAKPGGPGVAAGPGEAGPGSGAGPVLQFFTRLRRHASLDGASPYFKVKKWKLEPSQRASSLDTRGSPKRHHFQRQRAASESMEQEEGDAPQVDYIQYIASAGDAVAFPQPRPFLASPTSPPPPLGRLEAADEVGALGGSSPDSPPERSGSKGPEQEQQHQESDSERDAGPEQAQTIYRDIWSLRASLELHAANASDHSSSGNDRDSVRSGDSSGSGSGGTAPAFPPPSPPPTPRTADSEVGGPRKLLQMDSGYASIEGRGAGEDGLPSGPEKLSSFTSMGREFTVSSSFEGPIEPAAEAPSRPRSPRAWPRRAPRRDYSIDEKTDALFHEFLRHDPYFDDAPSAATRHRARAHPHPHARKQWQQRGRQHSDPGARAAPSAPPTAPPGNARPVRAPLRRGDSVDCPPDGRAGDDPAVPAVPAIPVIEEEPGGGCPGSGLCAGPPGALLDKLAASLDDRLFPPRLAEPVAVAPALAAAVPTSPDHSPV; this is encoded by the exons ATGCAGCCTACAGCCACCATGGCCACAGCCGTCACCACCCCTGCCACTGTCGCCCTGACCACAACGTGGGACAACGTCACGGGCCGCCCCACG ACTGAGCCGGACCCCATACTGGACAACTctgtgctgctggtggtggtgatggcacTTTTCGTTGGGGGCACGCTCGTGGTGCTGTCAGGCGTGCTGCTGCTCTGCAGGCGCTGCTGGGAGGTCCACCGGCGCCTCCACAG agccccagaAGAAGCAGAGAAGACCACTACCACCTATCTGGACAGCGGCACACACCCAGCCCCAG ACCCCGACTTCAGGGGGGAGGACCCTGAGGGCCAGGATGCTGAGACCGAGCGCTTCCTGTCCACCGGCTCCACTGGCCGCCGGGTGTCCTTCAACGAGGCAGCCCTATTTGAGCAGAGCCGGAAGGCGAGGGACAAGGGCCGCAG ATTGTCACCATCCATGAGTGTGACTCAGGCGAGGCCAGTGCCACCACCACACCGCACCCCACTGCAGCCCCCAAGGCCAGCTTTGCCATATTCCAG CTCCGCCCTGCCAGGTGACCCTTACAATTCGGCCGTGGGCCCTGCCGACTTCGAGATCAGCCCCTCGGCATCCAGTGACTCTGGGGAAGGCACCTCG TTGGACGCGGCTGTCAGGAGTGCCAAGCCTGGGGGCCCCGGGGTGGCAGCAGGACCGGGGGAGGCGGGCCCCGGCTCTGGGGCGGGCCCTGTCCTGCAGTTCTTCACCCGCCTGAGGCGCCACGCCAGCCTGGATGGGGCCAGCCCCTACTTCAAGGTCAAGAAGTGGAAGCTGGAGCCCAGCCAGCGGGCGTCCAGTCTGGACACGAGAG GCTCCCCAAAGAGGCACCACTTCCAGCGGCAGCGGGCAGCCAGCGAGAGCATGGAACAGGAGGAGGGGGATGCCCCCCAGGTGGACTACATCCAGTACATTGCCAGCGCTGGCGACGCAGTGGCCTTcccgcagccccgcccctttCTGGCCAGCCCCACCAGCCCGCCCCCCCCTCTCGGCAG GCTAGAAGCAGCCGACGAGGTGGGCGCCTTGGGAGGATCGAGCCCTGATTCCCCCCCGGAGCGCAGCGGCAGCAAGGGGCctgagcaggagcagcagcatcAAGAGTCAGACAGCGAGCGGGATGCAGGGCCAGAGCAGGCCCAGACCATCTACCGTGACATCTGGAGCCTGCGCGCCTCGCTCGAGCTGCATGCTGCCAACGCCTCCGACCACAGCAGCAGCGGCAACGACCGCGACTCGGTGCGCAGCGGCGACAGCTCGGGTTCAGGCTCTGGAGGCACTGCACCCGCCTTCCCGCCGCCCTCGCCGCCGCCCACACCGCGTACGGCCGACAGCGAGGTGGGTGGGCCACGCAAGCTGCTGCAGATGGACAGCGGCTACGCCAGCATTGAGGGCCGCGGCGCGGGCGAGGACGGGCTGCCCAGCGGGCCTGAGAAGCTCTCCTCCTTCACGAGCATGGGCCGTGAGTTTACGGTGAGCAGCAGCTTTGAGGGGCCCATCGAGCCCGCGGCCGAGGCGCCCTCCCGGCCCCGCAGCCCCCGTGCCTGGCCCCGCCGCGCCCCGCGCCGCGACTACAGCATTGACGAGAAGACGGACGCGCTGTTCCACGAGTTCCTGCGCCACGACCCGTACTTCGACGATGCCCCGTCCGCCGCCACTCGCCACCGTGCACGCGCGCACCCGCACCCCCACGCACGCAAGCAGTGGCAGCAGCGTGGCCGGCAGCACAGCGACCCTGGCGCGCGGGCTGCGCCCTCCGCCCCACCCACGGCCCCACCCGGCAACGCCCGACCCGTGCGTGCGCCCCTGCGCCGGGGAGACAGCGTCGACTGCCCGCCCGACGGCCGCGCGGGTGATGACCCGGCGGTCCCCGCTGTCCCCGCCATCCCCGTCATCGAGGAGGAGCCCGGCGGTGGCTGCCCGGGCTCCGGCCTGTGTGCCGGACCCCCAGGGGCACTACTGGACAAGCTGGCGGCCAGCCTCGACGACAGACTCTTCCCTCCCCGCCTGGCCGAGCCCGTTGCCGTGGCTCCCGCGCTGGCTGCAGCTGTGCCCACGTCCCCCGACCACAGCCCGGTCTAA